In one Oryza glaberrima chromosome 2, OglaRS2, whole genome shotgun sequence genomic region, the following are encoded:
- the LOC127764657 gene encoding ABC transporter I family member 19-like, whose product MAGGEDEGWRRSGIEVSALQFGYDGQPPLFARFNLRIAPGSRCLLIGANGSGKTTLLKILAGKHMVGGRDVVRVLNGSAFHDTQLVCNGDLSYLGGSWSRAIGSAGDVPLQGDFSAEHMIFGVDGVDPVRREKLVDLLDIDLQWRMHKVSDGQRRRVQICMGLLHPYKVLLLDEITVDLDVVTRMDLLDFFKEECEQREATIVYATHIFDGLESWATDIAYIQEGELRKSAKYSDVEELKSAKNLLSVVESWLRSETKLPKKEHPRPETQPRRSSPFDASPFRSSRHMAYYR is encoded by the exons atggccggcggcgaggacgaagggtggaggaggagcggcatCGAGGTGAGCGCACTGCAGTTCGGCTACGACGGGCAGCCGCCGCTCTTCGCGCGGTTCAATCTCCGCATCGCCCCCGGCTCACGATGCCTCCTCATCGGCGCGAACGGATCAG GCAAGACCACTCTCTTGAAGATTCTTGCGGGGAAACATATGGTTGGAGGAAGAGATGTTGTCCGTGTTCTTAATGGTTCTGCTTTTCATGACACACAGCTTGTGTGCAACGGTGACCTTTCCTACTTAGGTGGTTCATGGAGTCGGGCTATCGGTTCAGCT GGTGATGTTCCTCTGCAAGGCGACTTCTCTGCtgaacacatgatttttggag TTGATGGGGTTGATCCTGTTAGGCGAGAGAAGCTTGTTGATCTACTAGATATTGATCTGCAATGGCGCATGCATAAAGTCTCAGATGGACAACGCCGCAGGGTACAAATCTGCATGGGTCTTCTTCATCCATACAAG GTACTCTTGCTTGATGAAATCACCGTTGATCTTGATGTTGTGACTAGAATGGATCTCCTTGACTTCTTTAAGGAAGAGTGTGAACAG AGAGAAGCAACCATTGTCTATGCCACTCATATATTTGATGGATTGGAATCATGGGCTACTGACATTGCATACATCCAAGAAGGTGAATTGAGAAAATCAGCAAAATACTCTGACGTTGAGGAGCTAAAGAGTGCCAAAAACTTGCTGTCAGTTGTCGAGTCATGGCTGCGATCTGAGACCAAACTCCCTAAGAAAGAACATCCCCGTCCTGAGACCCAGCCCAGGCGCTCCTCTCCATTTGATGCTTCACCGTTCCGATCTTCACGCCACATGGCCTACTACCGTTGA
- the LOC127763930 gene encoding uncharacterized protein LOC127763930, with amino-acid sequence MDHVVGGKFKLGKKIGSGSFGELFLAVNVQTGEEVAVKLENVKTKHPQLHYESKLYMLLQGGTGIPHLKWFGVEGEYNVMVIDLLGPSLEDLFNYCSRKFSLKTVLMLADQMINRVEYMHQKGFLHRDIKPDNFLMGLGRKANQVYIIDYGLAKKYRDLQTHKHIPYRENKNLTGTARYASVNTHLGVEQSRRDDLESLGYVLMYFLRGSLPWQGLKAGTKKQKYDKISEKKMLTPVEVLCKSYPSEFISYFHYCRSLRFEDKPDYSYLKRLFRDLFIREGYQFDYVFDWTILKYPQIGSKPLMRPSERTSGAAGPSMEKMEKAPGEASGRRNPTGSLNQSDNYAQRPSMSLKEIMHSTDRSGERTVERPRTSSRTGSASRRAVASSSRPGSSVEPMEQQYSRTSRLFSSSGSRPSSTQRVNPSVGETRATSLSRAAVARGSRDEPLHRSLELLSLGGGKRK; translated from the exons ATGGATCATGTAGTCGGGGGCAAGTTCAAGCTTGGAAAGAAGATCGGGAGTGGATCCTTCGGGGAGCTCTTCCTTG CTGTTAATGTGCAGACTGGAGAGGAAGTCGCCGTCAAATTG GAAAATGTTAAGACGAAGCACCCACAGCTTCATTATGAGTCGAAGCTGTACATGCTTCTGCAGGGAGGAA CTGGTATTCCGCACTTGAAGTGGTTTGGCGTGGAGGGAGAGTACAATGTGATGGTGATCGATCTTCTTGGGCCAAGCCTTGAGGacctattcaactattgcagtAGGAAATTCTCGTTAAAGACTGTCCTCATGCTTGCTGATCAGATG ATCAATCGAGTTGAGTACATGCATCAGAAGGGATTTCTTCACCGCGATATCAAGCCTGATAATTTCCTTATGGGGCTTGGTAGGAAAGCCAATCAG gtatatataatagattatggGCTTGCGAAGAAATATAGGGACCTTCAGACTCACAAGCACATCCCATACAG AGAGAACAAGAACCTCACTGGAACAGCTCGGTATGCAAGTGTCAATACCCATCTTGGTGTTG AGCAAAGCAGAAGAGATGATCTAGAATCTCTTGGTTATGTCCTTATGTACTTCCTTAGAGGCAG CCTACCATGGCAGGGGCTGAAAGCAGGCACTAAGAAGCAGAAGTACGACAAAATAAGTGAGAAAAAGATGCTTACTCCTGTGGAG GTTCTTTGCAAATCTTACCCATCAGAATTCATTTCTTACTTCCACTACTGCCGTTCATTGAGGTTTGAAGACAAGCCAGATTATTCTTACTTAAAGAGGCTATTCCGTGATCTCTTTATCCGGGAGG GATATCAATTTGATTATGTATTTGACTGGACCATTTTGAAATATCCCCAGATAGGCTCCAAACCACTGATGAGG CCAAGTGAAAGAACCAGTGGAGCTGCGGGACCTTCTATGGAGAAGATGGAAAAGGCCCCAG GTGAAGCATCTGGCAGAAGGAATCCTACTGGTTCTTTGAATCAGAGTGACAATTATGCACAACGGCCGTCAATGTCACTAAAGGAAATC ATGCATAGCACCGACCGGTCTGGCGAAAGGACCGTGGAAAGACCCCGTACATCCTCCCGTACAGGCAGTGCATCAAGGAGAGCGGTTGCGTCAAGCAGCAGGCCAGGTTCATCGGTGGAACCAATGGAGCAGCAATACAGCCGGACAAGCAGGTTGTTCTCAAGCAGTGGAAGCCGTCCTTCCAGCACGCAGAGGGTTAATCCATCGGTTGGAGAGACAAGGGCCACTTCTCTCTCACGAGCAGCCGTTGCAAGAGGGTCCCGCGACGAGCCTCTCCACCGCAGCCTGGAGCTGCTGTCCCTTGGTGGCGGTAAGAGGAAATAA
- the LOC127763929 gene encoding diphthine--ammonia ligase isoform X1, producing the protein MEVVALVSGGKDSCFAMMRCLDYGHKIVALANLIPEDDAVDELDSYMYQTVGHQIVVSYAKCMGLPLFRRRIRGSSREQGLKYNVTTGDEVEDMFALLSEVKRQIPSITAVSSGAIASDYQRLRVESVCSRLGLVSLAYLWKQDQTLLLDEMIRRGIVAIIVKVAAMGLKPSAHLGKELAELKCHLLQLNESYGINVCGEGGEYETLTLDCPLFRNARIVLDDFEVILHSPDSIAPVGILHPLKFHLEHKPNSFGTVGDSATAQENSSYLYEVDGAISHSDVEKKQETLSPVTTVDACTNIDLCISKTGKKLFSIGCWIQDPCGTSEGLKTDLVAVLSRIENQLKEEGLGWMNVLYVHLFISSMKEFGLANEVYVSFITEQKCPLGVPSRSTVELPLVQVGLGHAYVEVLVTKEQVKRVLHVQSISCWAPSCIGPYSQATLHGEILYMAGQLGLDPPTMKLCPGGPTAELEFALRNSEAVANAFGCSIFSSAIHFLVYCSAHLTSSEKEQVEHTLRSSYITSLDCSNTGSYPTILYVFASDLPKGAYVEIKPILYVPSPTNDDGVPTREQEAGGSLPASSEAFSAWSAQYSDLDDSCCQVHTIGGKICSAVVSVTNDIALKICSTTEQLYHSEEHLKALARFCAFQLAKILIDNGFSWDNLTMLRFYYSVEHPVTADVMSRVFSEAFAELEEGGVGSCTPDGVPIFNIVPVSASGCFTSLSDIISCELLASKV; encoded by the exons atggaggtggtggcgctcgTCAGCGGCGGCAAGGACAGCTGCTTCGCCATGATGCGATGCCTGGACTATGGCCACAAG ATTGTTGCGCTGGCCAACCTCATCCCCGAAGATgacgccgtcgacgagctcgaCAGCTACATGTATCAAACT GTTGGGCACCAGATTGTCGTGAGTTATGCGAAATGCATGGGCTTGCCTCTGTTCCGGAGGCGCATCCGTGGATCCTCAAG GGAGCAGGGTCTTAAATATAATGTTACCACAGGCGATGAAGTGGAGGATATGTTTGCGCTCTTGAGCGAGGTTAAAAGGCAAATCCCATCCATCACTGCAGTGTCTTCAGGCGCCATTGCGTCTGATTATCAGAGGCTTCGTGTTGAGAGTGTCTGCTCAAGGTTGGGCCTGGTATCGCTGGCGTATTTGTGGAAGCAGGATCAGACTTTGCTTCTTGATGAAATG ATAAGAAGGGGCATAGTAGCTATAATCGTCAAG GTTGCCGCAATGGGGCTCAAACCTTCTGCTCACTTAGGGAAAGAACTGGCTGAACTTAAGTGTCATCTGCTCCAACTGAATGA GAGTTATGGAATCAATGTCTGTGGTGAAGGTGGCGAATATGAAACACTAACTCTTGACTGCCCTCTATTCCGT AATGCAAGAATTGTTCTTGATGATTTTGAAGTTATACTCCACTCGCCTGATTCCATCGCTCCAGTAGGAATTCTTCACCCGTTAAAATTTCATCTTGAACACAAGCCAAATTCTTTTGGCACCGTTGGTGATAGTGCTACTGCCCAAGAGAATTCTAGTTATTTGTATGAAGTAGATGGAGCTATTTCACACAGTGATGTCGAAAAGAAACAAGAGACCTTGAGTCCAGTTACAACTGTTGATGCTTGCACAAATATAGACCTATGCATCTCAAAGACTGGCAAAAAGTTGTTCTCCATTGGTTGTTGGATTCAGGATCCCTGTGGTACTTCAGAAG GCCTGAAGACAGATCTAGTAGCAGTTTTGAGCAGAATCGAGAATCAGCTCAAGGAAGAAGGGTTAGGTTGGATGAATGTTCTGTATGTTCACCTCTTCATTTCAAGCATGAAGGAATTTGGATTGGCCAATGAAGTTTATGTGAGCTTTATTACTGAACAAAAATGCCCTCTGGGTGTTCCTTCACGTAGTACAGTTGAATTGCCACTAGTTCAGGTTGGTTTAGGCCATGCATATGTGGAAGTTCTAGTTACAAAGGAGCAAGTCAAGAGAGTTCTACATGTACAAAGCATTTCATGCTGGGCTCCTAGTTGCATCGGACCTTATAGCCAG GCAACACTTCATGGAGAGATTCTCTATATGGCTGGTCAGCTGGGGCTTGATCCCCCTACGATGAAGCTCTGTCCTGGGGGCCCAACGGCTGAACTAGAATTCGCATTACGAAACAGTGAAGCTGTTGCTAATGCCTTTGGTTGCTCCATTTTTTCTTCGGCAATACACTTTCTGGTGTACTGTTCTGCACACTTGACGTCCAGTGAAAAAGAACAAGTTGAACATACACTTCGTAGTTCGTACATCACCAGTTTGGATTGCTCAAATACCGGATCATATCCCACCATTCTCTATGTATTTGCATCAGATCTTCCAAAAGG AGCATACGTGGAGATAAAACCAATATTGTATGTCCCCAGCCCCACTAATGATGATGGAGTCCCAACCAGAGAACAGGAGGCTGGAGGGTCATTGCCAGCATCAAGCGAAGCTTTTAGTGCCTGGAGCGCACAATACTCTGACCTGGATGATTCATGCTGCCAGGTGCACACAATCGGTGGGAAAATTTGCTCTGCTGTTGTTTCAGTCACAAATGATATTGCATTGAAAATCTGTTCTACAACTGAACAACTATACCACTCGGAGGAGCATTTGAAAGCTTTGGCTAGATTTTGTGCATTCCAGCTTGCTAAGATTCTGATAGATAATGGCTTTTCCTGGGACAACCTAACG ATGTTAAGATTCTACTATTCAGTAGAGCACCCAGTGACTGCGGATGTGATGTCCCGTGTATTTTCTGAGGCATTCGCCGAGCTTGAAGAAGGTGGTGTTGGTTCCTGCACACCTGATGGGGTTCCTATTTTCAACATCGTGCCAGTGTCGGCATCTGGTTGCTTCACATCGTTAAGCGACATTATATCATGCGAGCTATTAGCTTCGAAAGTTTAA
- the LOC127763929 gene encoding diphthine--ammonia ligase isoform X2 produces the protein MATRLLRWPTSSPKMTPSTSSTATCIKLLQVGHQIVVSYAKCMGLPLFRRRIRGSSREQGLKYNVTTGDEVEDMFALLSEVKRQIPSITAVSSGAIASDYQRLRVESVCSRLGLVSLAYLWKQDQTLLLDEMIRRGIVAIIVKVAAMGLKPSAHLGKELAELKCHLLQLNESYGINVCGEGGEYETLTLDCPLFRNARIVLDDFEVILHSPDSIAPVGILHPLKFHLEHKPNSFGTVGDSATAQENSSYLYEVDGAISHSDVEKKQETLSPVTTVDACTNIDLCISKTGKKLFSIGCWIQDPCGTSEGLKTDLVAVLSRIENQLKEEGLGWMNVLYVHLFISSMKEFGLANEVYVSFITEQKCPLGVPSRSTVELPLVQVGLGHAYVEVLVTKEQVKRVLHVQSISCWAPSCIGPYSQATLHGEILYMAGQLGLDPPTMKLCPGGPTAELEFALRNSEAVANAFGCSIFSSAIHFLVYCSAHLTSSEKEQVEHTLRSSYITSLDCSNTGSYPTILYVFASDLPKGAYVEIKPILYVPSPTNDDGVPTREQEAGGSLPASSEAFSAWSAQYSDLDDSCCQVHTIGGKICSAVVSVTNDIALKICSTTEQLYHSEEHLKALARFCAFQLAKILIDNGFSWDNLTMLRFYYSVEHPVTADVMSRVFSEAFAELEEGGVGSCTPDGVPIFNIVPVSASGCFTSLSDIISCELLASKV, from the exons ATGGCCACAAG ATTGTTGCGCTGGCCAACCTCATCCCCGAAGATgacgccgtcgacgagctcgaCAGCTACATGTATCAAACT GCTTCAGGTTGGGCACCAGATTGTCGTGAGTTATGCGAAATGCATGGGCTTGCCTCTGTTCCGGAGGCGCATCCGTGGATCCTCAAG GGAGCAGGGTCTTAAATATAATGTTACCACAGGCGATGAAGTGGAGGATATGTTTGCGCTCTTGAGCGAGGTTAAAAGGCAAATCCCATCCATCACTGCAGTGTCTTCAGGCGCCATTGCGTCTGATTATCAGAGGCTTCGTGTTGAGAGTGTCTGCTCAAGGTTGGGCCTGGTATCGCTGGCGTATTTGTGGAAGCAGGATCAGACTTTGCTTCTTGATGAAATG ATAAGAAGGGGCATAGTAGCTATAATCGTCAAG GTTGCCGCAATGGGGCTCAAACCTTCTGCTCACTTAGGGAAAGAACTGGCTGAACTTAAGTGTCATCTGCTCCAACTGAATGA GAGTTATGGAATCAATGTCTGTGGTGAAGGTGGCGAATATGAAACACTAACTCTTGACTGCCCTCTATTCCGT AATGCAAGAATTGTTCTTGATGATTTTGAAGTTATACTCCACTCGCCTGATTCCATCGCTCCAGTAGGAATTCTTCACCCGTTAAAATTTCATCTTGAACACAAGCCAAATTCTTTTGGCACCGTTGGTGATAGTGCTACTGCCCAAGAGAATTCTAGTTATTTGTATGAAGTAGATGGAGCTATTTCACACAGTGATGTCGAAAAGAAACAAGAGACCTTGAGTCCAGTTACAACTGTTGATGCTTGCACAAATATAGACCTATGCATCTCAAAGACTGGCAAAAAGTTGTTCTCCATTGGTTGTTGGATTCAGGATCCCTGTGGTACTTCAGAAG GCCTGAAGACAGATCTAGTAGCAGTTTTGAGCAGAATCGAGAATCAGCTCAAGGAAGAAGGGTTAGGTTGGATGAATGTTCTGTATGTTCACCTCTTCATTTCAAGCATGAAGGAATTTGGATTGGCCAATGAAGTTTATGTGAGCTTTATTACTGAACAAAAATGCCCTCTGGGTGTTCCTTCACGTAGTACAGTTGAATTGCCACTAGTTCAGGTTGGTTTAGGCCATGCATATGTGGAAGTTCTAGTTACAAAGGAGCAAGTCAAGAGAGTTCTACATGTACAAAGCATTTCATGCTGGGCTCCTAGTTGCATCGGACCTTATAGCCAG GCAACACTTCATGGAGAGATTCTCTATATGGCTGGTCAGCTGGGGCTTGATCCCCCTACGATGAAGCTCTGTCCTGGGGGCCCAACGGCTGAACTAGAATTCGCATTACGAAACAGTGAAGCTGTTGCTAATGCCTTTGGTTGCTCCATTTTTTCTTCGGCAATACACTTTCTGGTGTACTGTTCTGCACACTTGACGTCCAGTGAAAAAGAACAAGTTGAACATACACTTCGTAGTTCGTACATCACCAGTTTGGATTGCTCAAATACCGGATCATATCCCACCATTCTCTATGTATTTGCATCAGATCTTCCAAAAGG AGCATACGTGGAGATAAAACCAATATTGTATGTCCCCAGCCCCACTAATGATGATGGAGTCCCAACCAGAGAACAGGAGGCTGGAGGGTCATTGCCAGCATCAAGCGAAGCTTTTAGTGCCTGGAGCGCACAATACTCTGACCTGGATGATTCATGCTGCCAGGTGCACACAATCGGTGGGAAAATTTGCTCTGCTGTTGTTTCAGTCACAAATGATATTGCATTGAAAATCTGTTCTACAACTGAACAACTATACCACTCGGAGGAGCATTTGAAAGCTTTGGCTAGATTTTGTGCATTCCAGCTTGCTAAGATTCTGATAGATAATGGCTTTTCCTGGGACAACCTAACG ATGTTAAGATTCTACTATTCAGTAGAGCACCCAGTGACTGCGGATGTGATGTCCCGTGTATTTTCTGAGGCATTCGCCGAGCTTGAAGAAGGTGGTGTTGGTTCCTGCACACCTGATGGGGTTCCTATTTTCAACATCGTGCCAGTGTCGGCATCTGGTTGCTTCACATCGTTAAGCGACATTATATCATGCGAGCTATTAGCTTCGAAAGTTTAA
- the LOC127763931 gene encoding uncharacterized protein LOC127763931: protein MNRMMFMACCYNDPDMLIDPDTVYPIRPECREDAAKTRFKPRPGLTLSPRRWKLLHNEEGVLDIAGMIKRVQRGGTHPNIKGEVWEFLLGCYDPKSNTEQKSQLRQQRRLEYEKLKTKCREMDTTVGSGRVITMPVITEDGQPIQDPNSVDAEQQASDTPLPKEVIQWKLTLHQIGLDVNRTDRQLVYYESQENLARLWDILAVYSWVDKDIGYCQGMSDLCSPMSILLEHEADAFWCFERLMRRVRGNFVSSSTSIGVRSQLTILSSVMKAVDPKLHEHLENLDGGEYLFAFRMLMVLFRREFSFVDTMYLWELMWSMEYNPGLFSMLESDNSTSQANTKDENALKQCGKFEQKNLQAAKKEEQIPLSVFIVASVIEARNKQILTDAKGLDDVVKILNDITGSLDAKKACRGALKIHERYLTTVKA from the exons ATGAACAGGATGATGTTCATGGCGTGCTGCTACAACGATCCGGACATGCTCATCGATCCGGACACGGTCTACCCCATCCGCCCCGAGTGCCGCGAAGACGCCGCCAAGACGCGATTCAAGCCCAGG CCTGGCCTCACTCTAAGTCCAAGGAGATGGAAGCTGCTTCACAATGAAGAAGGTGTCCTAGACATAGCTGGAATGATCAAAAGAGTGCAGCGTGGG GGTACCCACCCAAATATCAAAGGAGAAGTTTGGGAGTTTTTGCTGGGTTGTTATGACCCTAAAAGCAATACTGAACAAAAGAGCCAATTAAGACAACAGCGAAG GTTAGAATATGAGAAACTGAAAACAAAGTGCCGAGAAATGGACACGACAGTCGGTAGCGGAAGGGTAATTACTATGCCTGTCATAACAGAAGATGGCCAGCCTATACAGGATCCTAACTCAGTTGATGCAGAACAACAAGCTAGTGACACACCCCTACCAAAGGAAGTTATTCAATGGAAGCTAACTCTGCACCAGATTG GTCTTGATGTTAATCGTACAGATCGTCAACTAGTCTATTATGAGAGCCAAGAGAACTTGGCCAGGTTGTGGGACATTCTTGCAGTTTATTCATGGGTTGACAAGGACATCGGTTATTGTCAAG GAATGAGTGATCTTTGCTCACCAATGTCGATCCTCTTGGAACACGAAGCGGATGCGTTTTGGTGCTTTGAGCGACTTATGCGCAGGGTG CGAGGAAATTTCGTGAGTAGTTCAACCTCCATTGGAGTTCGATCTCAACTGACCATATTGTCATCCGTAATGAAAGCCGTTGATCCGAAGCTACATGAGCATTTAG AAAATCTTGATGGAGGGGAATACTTATTTGCCTTCCGTATGCTGATGGTTCTTTTCCGAAGGGAGTTCTCTTTTGTAGACACAATGTACCTTTGGGAG CTCATGTGGTCTATGGAGTACAATCCAGGTCTCTTTTCTATGTTGGAGAGTGATAACAGTACATCTCAAGCAAACACAAAAGATGAAAATGCCTTAAAGCAGTGTGGAAAATTCGAACAGAAAAACTTACAGGCGGCTAAAAAGGAAGAGCAGATACCTCTATCTGTGTTCATTGTGGCTAGTGTCATAGAGGCTAGAAACAAGCAGATACTGACTGATGCAAAAGGTCTAGACGATGTCGTgaag ATATTAAACGATATCACTGGAAGTCTGGATGCAAAGAAGGCATGCAGAGGGGCACTGAAGATTCATGAGAGATACCTAACCACA GTAAAAGCATGA
- the LOC127763932 gene encoding CRIB domain-containing protein RIC5-like codes for MKGLLKGLRYISQIFDPSVKEPEMQIGNPTDVKHVAHIGWDNASVTAPSWMNEFKPTAGGTEGGEAEENQGGGGGRADQAERPRRAGRGKERRDGGSEGSRRPPKTEVGENNCEGEAAAGAAPKQRRRKARASGGTSSGRSKSSSVGGGGGPSAAARPAAAGDDDGDKCF; via the exons ATGAAGGGCCTTCTCAAGGGCCTCCGATACATCTCACAAATTTTCG ATCCGAGCGTGAAGGAGCCGGAGATGCAGATCGGGAACCCGACGGACGTGAAGCACGTCGCGCACATCGGCTGGGACAACGCCTCCGTCACCGCGCCCAGCTGG ATGAACGAGTTCAAGCCAACGGCGGGGGGCACggaaggcggcgaggcggaggagaaccaaggaggaggcggcggcagagcgGACCAGGcggagcggccgcggcgggcggggcggggcaAAGAGCGGCGCGACGGAGGCAGCGAGGggtcgcggcggccgccgaAGACGGAGGTGGGGGAGAACAACTGCGAGGGAGAAGCCgccgcgggggcggcgccgaagcagcggcggaggaaggcgagggcGTCGGGGGGCACCTCGTCGGGGCGGTCCAAGTCGTCGtcggtaggcggcggcggcggcccctccgcggcggcgaggccggccgcggcgggggatgacgacggcgacaagTGCTTCTGA